The stretch of DNA GCTACCAATTTTATCCGAATGGAGCATTAAAGCAACGCATTAGTGGCTATTACTTTGACCTTATTAGTGGGTTAATGTTAAAGCGTGGAATGATTACTGAAGAAGACCGCGCATCAATGTATAATGTGGTTTTAAGAGGTCCGGCTCGTAACTATGTAATAACGGATACAACACAGGTTGATACATTATTAGATGTAGATGCTCTTCCTCAGCAAATTATAGATGAAAATCCAAACACAGGAAAAGCGCTCAATCCTGTGCAACAAGAAGAGACCCAGCCGGCTACTATTCAGGAAACCGAAACTCCTGAGAAAAGTAAAGCCGAAATAAGAAAACAAGAACGTGAGGAACGTAGGAGAAAACGCAAAGAAGAACGAGAAAATAGTTAGCAATAAAATAAACCAATAAACGTAAAAACCAACCTTGCCCGTATGAGAAAATGTTTACAACTGACATGGCTGTTTTTAGTACTTATTTGCGCCACTGCCAATGGCCAAAACATAACCTTAAAAGGAAAAGTTGTTGAAGATGTTCCAGAAGCTTGCCCGGTTTCAAATGCAACCTTAACAATTACAAGTACAAAGCTGATTTATTCAGCAAATAAAAACGGTGAATTTGCAATTAGTATTCCTGAAAAGAACAAAGTGGATAGTTTGGTTGTAACAGCCTTAGGTTATAAAGCCAAAACCATCAGTGTTAAGGAATTAATTAAAAACCAGTTTACAACCATTAAATTAAAGTCGGCGTATTACCAGCTTGATGATATTGTGGTAAATGCAAAAAGAGCACGTAAGCTGTACGTTGGTAGTGAGAAAAAATCGAGTTTTGGCAAATACTGCCCATTCCCTGAACTAAAACATGCGTTTTATGTTCCTAATGATAATAACACAACAGGAGTGGTTCGCTCGGTTAGATTCTTTATCCGTGAATGTGAAAATGGGGTAATTGATGCTCCTTTCCGTGTTAAGATCTACGGTAAAGCGAATATGCGTGATTTTCCAGGAGATGAATTAATTCAGGATGCGATTATTGCCCGTGCACAAAAGAATAATGAGTGGTTATCAGTTGATCTTTCACAGTATAACATCGAAGTGCCTTATGATGGATTTTTTGTAGTTCTGGAAATTCTTCCTTTACAGTATTATTCATCGGAGGTTACCAGCACAGAAACAACATTTGACGGAAAAAATATAACGTTAATGCACTATCCGGCACCAGCAATCGGATATGAGAAAATCGAAGAGAAAGCTATTACCCGTTCGTGGAGACGTTATGGCATCAACAAATGGGAGAAAGTTGAACAGTATAACTATATGATCGGTGCTAATATTAGTGCTGACTAATTAGAGAAATAATATTTATAAAATAAAAACGAGACTAACTGAAAAGTATAGCCTCGTTTTTATTTAAAGAACACACCCCTAACCCCTCTCAAGAGGGGATTATCAACTACGTTGATTAAGGGTTCCCCTCTTGAGAGGGGTTGGGGTGTGTAATAAATTATCTATTTACCTTTAAAAACTTATCCCTGATAATTTCCTGAACAGGCTTATTATACATCTTGCTTTCTAACCAAGAGATAATATCCAAATACAAGAACGGACGTTTTTCGTAAGGATGGTTTTCGTAAGGTACGAGTCGATCATGCAAACGTTTAAATTCCCGCTTAATGTCTGTAGCATAAATATTCCCAAGATTCTTTAAGAAATTGATAATTTCCGTTTGAACCTTGTGCAGATCATCCATCTTTACTAAGAAGCGATAAACAGATTTAATCTGATATTCAAGATTAGCATCATTCCCAGCTTCATAATTGGCAATTAAATTAAGAATGCGAGCAAAACATTGGATATCCGAGCGAACATCGCTGTCGCGGGTGCTGATGATTTTATTTAAGTAAACGATTGCATTTTTGTTATCACCACTACCAAAATACAGGCAAGCGATCTTATAATAAAATACCAATACGTGGTGCTCGTCAATACGTTCACTGTGGTGTGAAAGAAAGCTTTTTAGTTCAGGAATTAGCGCTAGTCCTTTCGTAAAACTTCCTTCCATATAATGCAAGTTCACTTTGTGAGTCAATATGCACGATTGAGCAAGCATTTCCGAATTATCGTCAAAGATTTCAGCATCCGTCTCAATCTCCTTCTGCAATTCGGTAAGCACTTCCCAGAACTTGGAATAATAGCGCATATAGAATAGAGATTCCAGTAAATAATTGTAAGCCTTAATGTAAAAGCTAACCATTCCCTGCTTCAATTGAGGGTGTTCTTTAAACAAGTCTACCCATCGTTGCGCGTAGCGATAACACGAGACAAAATCTTGAATGATCGAATAATACCAAACGTAGGCTTGGTAGAGATACATCTTTTCAGAAAAGCCTAATTTTTCCGGGTCATATTTAGGGAGATTATGCTCAAAAAATGTTTGAACGTAAGCAACGTCCTTACTGTTGCGGGCATATCCTACCTTTAAGTACAAACCATAAAGCTGCAATGCAAGATTCGAGAACTCATTAGTCGTTTGAATACTGTTATTTAATCCAATTGCTTCACTTGTTAAAATGTCAGCCCGATTTGAAATACTTCTAGTGATGTATTGGGATTCAATCATTTTTTCAAATTCTACAATTTCCAGCGCAATAGTATTCTGCATCAGTTGAATAGCCATTTGCTTGGCTTTGTCCAAAATCTTTAAACTTTGGCGATATAAGCCCTTGTTGTAAAGAATCTTGGCAAAATCGACCTGTTCACGCAATTGCAGATCGGGGTAATGCTGCACATTCATTAAGCGCAGACTGATAAGGATTTGTTTGTACAAATGCGCCTTCATATTAGAAAGCTGTACTTTTTTAACGGGAGCTCT from Solitalea canadensis DSM 3403 encodes:
- a CDS encoding carboxypeptidase-like regulatory domain-containing protein, which produces MRKCLQLTWLFLVLICATANGQNITLKGKVVEDVPEACPVSNATLTITSTKLIYSANKNGEFAISIPEKNKVDSLVVTALGYKAKTISVKELIKNQFTTIKLKSAYYQLDDIVVNAKRARKLYVGSEKKSSFGKYCPFPELKHAFYVPNDNNTTGVVRSVRFFIRECENGVIDAPFRVKIYGKANMRDFPGDELIQDAIIARAQKNNEWLSVDLSQYNIEVPYDGFFVVLEILPLQYYSSEVTSTETTFDGKNITLMHYPAPAIGYEKIEEKAITRSWRRYGINKWEKVEQYNYMIGANISAD